Proteins encoded within one genomic window of Phototrophicus methaneseepsis:
- a CDS encoding S8/S53 family peptidase, which yields MMSSPIQALTAPGLKVRFDPSLVDASMIVAGVSRHLADQNIAVLNEAIIIDQVAGLIFFPFEDAPSPEPPEPDAPVPDPPPADFSAVRRLPDVLPQTETSNAVPSFEMLIPRPGSAPGPSTTGGPGTTPQAVGECDKDIRFVANDLVLVNDAGESLQPIAGRTVNVFVLDTSPFDMNHDVQLRHRLNDFEGISGVFPFVQRFLSETIADPSPIPIEEVAFVDMGSRAPTPVQSISNHGIFIASIIKTIAPEANVTIIPVMSRVGVGSIFTVADVLNELAQDKALQGSQVLVNLSANARLMFGVDDITELTQKVLQELGMAEGRNAPVVSDFIRDQLIEMNGIPDNVRNTVANFAAEDRRLIVAAGNDWTSTIIPPWPKFPAYMKGVVGVGAVRSDGMRTDYSNLPQIPQIAAIQESLDRLDIVTDNGIYAYGGTANAGLLGLFINDFINLENGKQIDNTCGIAQWAGTSFATAVVTGYMAWLCLRGLTAAEANTKLKTDLPQIDGAAARSCAATCSVEFMRQAVRAGESIR from the coding sequence ATGATGTCGAGTCCGATTCAGGCGCTAACAGCACCTGGGCTAAAAGTTCGATTTGACCCATCGTTGGTGGACGCGAGTATGATTGTAGCTGGCGTATCACGGCATCTCGCGGACCAGAATATCGCTGTACTGAACGAGGCTATCATAATAGATCAGGTCGCCGGATTGATTTTCTTCCCCTTTGAAGACGCGCCATCCCCGGAACCACCTGAGCCTGACGCACCCGTACCGGATCCCCCACCAGCAGATTTTTCTGCGGTGAGACGCTTGCCAGATGTTTTACCTCAGACGGAAACATCGAATGCGGTACCCTCATTCGAAATGCTCATTCCGCGGCCTGGCAGTGCACCAGGACCTTCTACGACAGGCGGACCGGGTACTACTCCCCAGGCAGTTGGGGAGTGCGATAAAGATATTCGTTTTGTTGCCAATGATCTCGTGCTGGTTAATGATGCGGGTGAATCTTTACAGCCGATAGCCGGGCGTACAGTCAATGTGTTTGTGCTGGATACCAGCCCATTTGATATGAATCATGATGTGCAGCTTCGCCATCGGCTTAATGATTTTGAGGGCATAAGTGGGGTCTTCCCATTTGTACAGCGATTTTTGAGTGAGACTATTGCAGATCCATCGCCTATTCCGATTGAGGAGGTGGCATTTGTAGACATGGGTAGCCGCGCCCCGACCCCTGTTCAGAGTATCTCGAATCATGGCATTTTCATTGCCAGCATCATCAAGACGATTGCGCCGGAAGCGAATGTGACCATTATCCCCGTGATGTCGCGTGTTGGGGTAGGGTCGATATTTACTGTTGCGGATGTTCTAAATGAGCTAGCGCAAGACAAGGCGCTACAAGGCTCGCAGGTTTTGGTGAATCTGAGTGCGAATGCGCGTTTGATGTTTGGTGTTGATGACATTACCGAATTGACGCAGAAAGTTCTCCAGGAGTTGGGGATGGCAGAGGGTCGTAATGCGCCCGTTGTCTCCGATTTTATTCGTGATCAGCTTATCGAAATGAATGGCATACCCGATAATGTCCGTAATACGGTGGCGAACTTCGCGGCAGAAGATCGGCGGTTGATCGTGGCAGCAGGCAACGACTGGACAAGTACGATTATCCCGCCGTGGCCTAAGTTCCCAGCATATATGAAGGGTGTCGTTGGCGTGGGGGCTGTTCGCTCCGATGGTATGCGGACCGATTACTCGAATTTGCCGCAGATCCCACAGATCGCCGCGATTCAGGAATCTCTCGATCGCCTCGATATCGTGACAGATAACGGCATTTATGCCTATGGTGGCACAGCGAATGCAGGTTTGTTGGGTTTGTTCATCAATGATTTCATCAATCTGGAAAATGGTAAACAAATCGATAATACATGCGGTATCGCCCAATGGGCCGGGACTTCATTTGCGACGGCAGTTGTCACGGGATATATGGCGTGGTTATGCCTGCGGGGGTTAACAGCGGCAGAAGCAAATACGAAGCTCAAGACAGATTTACCACAGATTGATGGTGCAGCAGCAAGAAGTTGTGCCGCAACCTGTTCCGTAGAGTTTATGCGGCAGGCTGTTAGGGCAGGGGAGTCAATCAGATAG
- a CDS encoding CHAT domain-containing protein → MSDYITPQFSELECLPDALMSMVSSAADPSNRPLLLSQLKKQADLHWGKDPRVSYVIAQLMIALGDLASDEQYRAMGMMAKGDALRFMQRIQEAHTTLEESGRIFKAMGDEVGWARTRIGRLLTSQEMGPEALQKALVDVEQARHIFLRHQEIDFLVRLSVNLSAFHEWRSESQQARDALVFAIDLINEERSVHHARLLQNLGILEQSEGHYTAALDCYRRAEALFVEFGQPFEVARVVANRASMWMLQGDYRQALYLMQSIHAELDAFMQVTNSCNQIICFQLLGAHQKAQDTARQLLFAHVNATRLDQATIYMYLGESLAELSDYALAIDSFNHAEVILQEDDSQELLLETYARRAYVHLKAGDFEAAMMDAEKAAQGQTRYVIARANLVLGTAALRAQQFKKAKEAALKAYMAARQLGMELLRYQALILLGAVREADQRLDKAVAHYRRANQRVLRVQRGLTQDYRPGYLESAQDALHRLIGISLQQRQIEAAFGTLEEMKSLVVQQHLHETRSRRLSQDNQQQEAEAALQVARERYLELVNQTIDADAYNEEKQALERRMTDLLAEMRLQWPQQAFETIAPTLDDVRASMTMGMGMVEYYSDGQHIYVFTLAHDADLHVLLLEGVTYEGIDTLLRQFRRSIGRALAVGPVDAEQLYLDQTNRLLKQLYDALLLPVRDFTQCYESLLVVPYGILHLIPFHMLYDDHQYLVEQLQIVLRPASGYRHAQSQPDKAGLLALGYNGGNSEFRMEREASRIADVLGGSCFVGVQAVSQQLSTSACQVLHLAAHGKHNLNQPRLSHLKLADGLLFMEDLWQFDLSYDLVMLSACSVGFSHPSGGDELIGLGHSFLYAGAQALVSSLWDVDDAAAEAFTDGFYARLRQGATKSNAMQHTQIKLMHDERFHHPAYWGAFQLSGNTHPL, encoded by the coding sequence ATGTCAGACTACATCACGCCTCAATTCTCTGAACTTGAATGCCTCCCCGATGCTCTGATGAGCATGGTTAGCTCTGCTGCTGATCCATCAAACCGCCCTTTGTTGCTATCACAATTAAAGAAGCAAGCTGATTTGCATTGGGGTAAAGACCCGCGTGTTTCTTACGTGATTGCACAATTGATGATCGCATTAGGTGATCTGGCGTCAGATGAGCAGTATCGTGCAATGGGGATGATGGCGAAAGGCGATGCGCTGCGGTTTATGCAGCGCATCCAGGAAGCGCATACGACATTAGAAGAATCGGGTCGCATATTCAAAGCCATGGGGGATGAGGTCGGATGGGCACGGACGCGCATTGGCCGGTTGCTGACGAGCCAGGAAATGGGCCCAGAAGCCCTGCAAAAAGCGCTTGTGGATGTGGAACAGGCTCGCCATATTTTTCTCCGCCATCAGGAAATTGATTTCCTCGTGCGACTTTCTGTCAATTTGTCTGCTTTCCATGAATGGCGCTCTGAATCCCAACAGGCGCGCGATGCCCTGGTCTTTGCTATTGACCTGATTAATGAAGAACGAAGCGTGCATCATGCGCGCTTACTGCAAAACCTGGGCATTTTGGAACAATCTGAAGGGCATTATACCGCTGCGCTGGATTGCTATCGGCGTGCGGAGGCGCTGTTCGTTGAATTCGGCCAGCCTTTTGAGGTCGCAAGGGTCGTCGCCAATCGTGCGTCAATGTGGATGTTGCAGGGGGACTATCGGCAGGCACTCTATCTTATGCAGTCCATCCATGCTGAGTTGGATGCGTTTATGCAGGTGACGAATAGCTGTAATCAGATTATTTGCTTCCAGCTATTGGGTGCGCATCAGAAGGCCCAAGACACGGCTCGGCAGCTCCTATTTGCTCATGTTAATGCCACGCGCTTAGACCAAGCGACGATTTATATGTACCTGGGCGAGAGCCTTGCTGAACTATCCGATTATGCTTTAGCGATTGACTCGTTCAATCATGCTGAAGTCATCTTGCAAGAGGATGACTCGCAAGAGCTTTTGTTAGAAACGTATGCCCGTAGGGCTTATGTCCACCTTAAAGCGGGCGATTTTGAAGCGGCCATGATGGATGCTGAAAAGGCAGCTCAGGGCCAGACGAGATACGTTATTGCTCGGGCCAATCTTGTGTTAGGTACTGCGGCTTTACGAGCTCAGCAGTTCAAGAAGGCTAAGGAAGCGGCCCTAAAAGCCTATATGGCGGCTCGCCAATTGGGTATGGAACTGCTTCGCTATCAGGCTTTGATCTTGTTGGGTGCTGTACGAGAGGCGGACCAACGCCTGGACAAAGCCGTCGCCCATTATCGACGAGCGAATCAGCGTGTGCTTAGGGTTCAACGCGGGCTGACGCAGGATTATCGCCCTGGCTACCTGGAAAGTGCTCAGGATGCTTTGCATCGTCTCATCGGGATTTCATTGCAGCAAAGACAGATTGAGGCGGCTTTTGGCACATTGGAGGAGATGAAATCTCTCGTTGTGCAGCAGCACCTGCACGAAACGCGGTCCCGGCGCTTATCGCAGGATAATCAGCAGCAGGAAGCTGAGGCAGCATTGCAAGTCGCCCGCGAGCGTTATCTCGAACTCGTAAACCAAACAATAGATGCTGATGCGTACAACGAAGAAAAGCAAGCACTTGAGCGTCGTATGACAGATTTGCTTGCAGAGATGCGTTTGCAGTGGCCGCAACAAGCGTTTGAAACGATTGCACCAACGCTTGACGATGTGCGAGCCTCCATGACGATGGGTATGGGCATGGTCGAATATTATAGCGATGGACAGCATATTTATGTTTTTACGCTGGCCCATGATGCTGATTTACACGTGCTCTTGCTAGAAGGCGTGACTTATGAAGGTATTGATACTTTGTTGCGTCAGTTCCGGCGCTCAATAGGTCGTGCGTTGGCTGTGGGCCCAGTGGATGCCGAGCAATTATATCTTGACCAGACCAACCGTTTATTGAAGCAGCTTTATGATGCCTTGCTGCTGCCTGTGCGAGATTTTACCCAATGTTATGAGTCGTTGTTGGTCGTTCCTTATGGCATCTTGCACCTGATACCATTTCATATGCTTTATGACGATCATCAATACCTGGTGGAGCAGCTGCAGATTGTGCTGCGCCCTGCGAGTGGTTATCGACATGCGCAAAGTCAACCCGATAAGGCTGGGTTGTTGGCGCTTGGATATAACGGGGGGAATAGTGAGTTCCGTATGGAGAGGGAGGCATCTCGGATTGCAGATGTCCTTGGGGGGAGTTGCTTTGTGGGGGTTCAAGCAGTCAGTCAGCAGCTATCGACATCGGCCTGCCAAGTCTTACATCTCGCGGCACATGGCAAACATAACTTAAATCAGCCGCGCTTATCGCACTTAAAGTTGGCCGACGGATTGCTGTTTATGGAGGACTTGTGGCAGTTTGACCTGAGCTACGATCTCGTAATGTTGAGTGCTTGTAGCGTGGGGTTTAGCCATCCGTCCGGCGGTGATGAACTGATTGGGTTAGGACATAGCTTTCTTTACGCAGGTGCTCAAGCGTTGGTCAGCAGTTTGTGGGATGTAGACGACGCAGCGGCAGAAGCATTTACAGATGGGTTTTATGCGCGTCTGAGGCAGGGGGCTACAAAATCGAACGCCATGCAGCATACGCAGATCAAGTTGATGCATGATGAGCGTTTTCATCATCCGGCTTATTGGGGGGCATTCCAGCTTTCAGGGAATACACATCCTCTTTAA